In Janthinobacterium sp. J1-1, a single genomic region encodes these proteins:
- a CDS encoding TonB-dependent siderophore receptor produces MNLNTPALLAMSCAVSAALIALPAQAQSQRASASYAIAAGPLSTALNDFAVAASVSLSTDPAQTRGLQSPGVRGAYSVAQGFALLLAGSGLEAVQLPNGGYVLRQAAAAQAQAGGEKTMAPVTISASLERDPVSEHGNSYAARAVTVGKGVQTLREIPQSVSVITRQKMDDQNLTTIDAVLANTTGITMYDSPMGGRYVYSRGFMVETYQFDGVNRAMYYPQANSFTSNTAVLDRVEVVRGATGLLQGTGSPGAAINMVRKRPLAEKQVQLAVTGGRWNALRGEVDATGPLNESGSIRGRVVAAHDQRDYFYDVGDSRTDVLYGVLEFDLAPDSKLTAGASMEKLRSTPFFSGLPLYSNGRDAKLPRSTFIGADWNRWNSRQTAAFAEFEHRFDADWSLKASANVTRERHDVKYMFNLGAINPVTLAGMMRYDGVFDYGATNKGIDLSLDGKFNAFGRRHGFSAGVNTNRLEGDSDFSLAMLNQGINPLQPDHGVEEPSDAWLREHSYRGSPTITRMRQTGAYGVARFSVSDPFTVVAGARVSNYKSSNINRITGAAESDPYQENGVLTPYGGVLYAFDPRWSGYASVSDIFQPQNSRDAAGALLDPLKGRNLEAGVKGELFDGKVNASLAVFRIEQRNRAELDLVNTCSSGTECYISAGKVRSQGVDAEISGEVARGWQLFAGYTLNNFKYLDQTSSAGVMFASTYSPRHMLRVWSDYRLRGALAAWSVGGGVNFQTESSRVTQNIKVAQAAYALWSARAAVQIDRNWTASLSVTNLLDKRYYQTVGAPAWGNFYGEPRKATLTLRARF; encoded by the coding sequence ATGAACCTGAACACCCCCGCCCTGCTCGCCATGAGCTGCGCCGTCTCCGCCGCCCTGATCGCCCTGCCGGCGCAGGCGCAAAGCCAGCGCGCCAGCGCCAGCTACGCGATCGCCGCCGGCCCGCTGTCGACCGCCCTGAACGACTTTGCCGTGGCGGCCAGTGTCAGCCTGTCGACCGACCCGGCGCAAACGCGCGGCCTGCAGTCGCCCGGCGTGCGCGGCGCCTACAGCGTGGCGCAAGGCTTTGCGCTGCTGCTGGCCGGCAGCGGCCTGGAAGCGGTGCAACTGCCCAACGGCGGCTATGTGCTGCGCCAGGCGGCAGCGGCGCAGGCGCAGGCCGGCGGCGAAAAGACCATGGCGCCCGTGACCATCAGCGCCAGCCTGGAACGCGACCCCGTCAGCGAACACGGTAATTCATATGCGGCGCGCGCCGTCACCGTCGGCAAGGGCGTGCAGACCCTGCGCGAAATCCCGCAATCGGTCAGCGTCATCACGCGCCAGAAGATGGACGACCAGAACCTGACCACGATCGACGCCGTGCTGGCCAATACCACCGGCATCACCATGTATGACAGCCCGATGGGCGGGCGCTATGTGTACTCGCGCGGCTTCATGGTCGAAACCTACCAGTTCGACGGCGTCAACCGCGCCATGTACTACCCGCAGGCGAACAGCTTTACCAGCAATACGGCCGTGCTGGACCGGGTGGAAGTGGTGCGCGGCGCCACCGGCCTGCTGCAGGGTACGGGCTCGCCCGGCGCCGCCATCAATATGGTGCGCAAGCGCCCGCTGGCGGAAAAGCAGGTGCAGCTGGCGGTGACGGGCGGGCGCTGGAACGCGCTGCGCGGCGAAGTCGACGCCACCGGCCCCTTGAACGAATCGGGCAGCATACGCGGCCGCGTGGTGGCCGCGCATGACCAGCGCGACTATTTTTATGACGTCGGCGACAGCCGCACCGACGTGCTGTACGGCGTGCTGGAATTCGACCTGGCGCCGGACAGCAAGCTGACGGCCGGCGCCAGCATGGAAAAACTGCGCTCCACGCCGTTCTTTTCCGGCCTGCCCCTGTACAGCAACGGCCGCGACGCGAAGCTGCCCCGCTCGACCTTTATCGGCGCCGACTGGAACCGCTGGAACAGCCGCCAGACGGCCGCCTTCGCCGAATTCGAGCACCGCTTCGACGCCGACTGGTCGCTGAAAGCCAGCGCGAATGTTACGCGCGAGCGGCATGACGTGAAATACATGTTCAACCTGGGCGCGATCAATCCGGTCACGCTGGCCGGCATGATGCGCTATGACGGCGTGTTCGACTACGGCGCCACCAACAAGGGTATCGACCTGTCGCTCGATGGCAAATTCAATGCCTTCGGCCGCCGCCACGGCTTCAGCGCCGGCGTCAACACCAACCGGCTGGAAGGCGACAGCGATTTCAGCCTGGCGATGCTGAACCAGGGCATCAATCCGCTGCAGCCCGATCATGGCGTGGAGGAGCCGAGCGACGCCTGGCTGCGTGAGCACAGCTACCGCGGCTCGCCCACCATCACCCGCATGCGCCAGACCGGCGCCTACGGCGTGGCCCGCTTCAGCGTCAGCGACCCGTTCACCGTGGTGGCCGGCGCGCGCGTCTCGAACTACAAATCGAGCAATATCAACCGCATCACGGGGGCGGCGGAAAGCGATCCGTACCAGGAAAACGGCGTCCTCACGCCCTACGGCGGCGTCCTCTATGCGTTCGACCCGCGCTGGTCCGGCTACGCCAGCGTCTCGGACATCTTCCAGCCGCAGAACTCGCGCGACGCCGCCGGCGCCCTGCTCGATCCGCTCAAGGGCCGCAACCTGGAAGCGGGCGTCAAGGGCGAACTGTTCGACGGCAAGGTCAATGCCTCGCTGGCCGTGTTCCGCATCGAGCAGCGCAACCGCGCCGAACTCGATCTGGTCAATACCTGTTCCAGCGGCACGGAATGCTATATCTCGGCCGGCAAGGTGCGCAGCCAGGGCGTGGATGCGGAAATCAGCGGCGAAGTGGCGCGCGGCTGGCAGCTGTTCGCCGGCTACACGCTGAACAATTTCAAATACCTGGACCAGACCTCGAGCGCCGGCGTGATGTTTGCCAGCACCTACTCGCCGCGCCATATGCTGCGCGTGTGGAGCGACTACCGTTTACGCGGTGCGCTGGCCGCGTGGAGCGTGGGTGGCGGCGTCAACTTCCAGACCGAGAGTTCACGCGTCACGCAGAACATCAAGGTGGCGCAGGCGGCCTACGCGCTGTGGAGCGCGCGCGCCGCGGTTCAGATCGACCGCAACTGGACGGCGTCCCTGAGCGTGACCAACCTGCTCGACAAGCGCTACTACCAGACCGTGGGCGCGCCTGCCTGGGGCAATTTCTATGGCGAGCCGCGCAAGGCTACGCTGACCTTGCGGGCGCGTTTTTAA
- a CDS encoding pirin family protein has protein sequence MSAAILKSHEKDLGGGFVVRRLLPSSVKQTVGPFIFFDHFGPIDVAPDANHDVRPHPHIGLATVAYLFEGAMDHRDSIGSYQRIEPGAINWMTAGRGIVHSERTPADLAGQPHRTHGLQLWAALPKANEEDEPSFTHTPQADIPVVTLDGAVVKVLIGTAFGRTSPVRTYMQTVYLDVALQAGQELRLDGLPAEAAIYPISGTVLVDGVALAPHTMALLESNAVPVLAAGTGPAQFVVIGGEPLDGPRFIFWNFVSSSRERLAQAGEDWSAQRMGKVPGETEFIPLPKPPVRPAPQFL, from the coding sequence ATGAGTGCGGCCATCCTGAAAAGCCACGAGAAAGACCTGGGCGGCGGTTTCGTGGTGCGCCGTTTGCTGCCGTCCAGCGTCAAGCAGACGGTCGGCCCCTTTATCTTTTTCGACCATTTCGGCCCGATCGACGTGGCGCCCGACGCCAACCACGACGTGCGCCCGCACCCGCATATCGGCCTGGCCACCGTCGCCTATCTGTTCGAAGGCGCGATGGACCACCGCGACAGCATCGGCTCGTACCAGCGCATCGAACCGGGCGCCATCAACTGGATGACGGCCGGGCGCGGCATCGTCCATTCCGAACGCACGCCGGCCGACCTGGCCGGCCAGCCGCACCGCACGCACGGCCTGCAGCTGTGGGCCGCGCTACCCAAGGCGAACGAGGAAGACGAACCGAGTTTTACCCATACGCCGCAAGCCGATATCCCGGTGGTGACGCTCGATGGCGCGGTGGTGAAGGTCCTGATCGGCACCGCCTTCGGCCGGACGTCGCCGGTGCGCACCTATATGCAAACCGTGTATCTGGACGTGGCGCTGCAAGCCGGCCAGGAACTGCGCCTGGACGGCTTGCCGGCGGAGGCAGCGATTTACCCGATCAGCGGCACAGTGCTGGTGGACGGCGTGGCGCTGGCGCCGCACACCATGGCGCTGCTGGAATCGAACGCCGTCCCAGTGCTCGCTGCCGGCACCGGCCCGGCGCAGTTCGTGGTGATCGGCGGCGAGCCGCTCGACGGTCCGCGTTTTATTTTCTGGAACTTCGTCTCGTCAAGCAGGGAACGCCTGGCGCAGGCGGGCGAGGACTGGAGCGCGCAGCGCATGGGCAAGGTGCCGGGCGAGACGGAATTCATCCCGCTGCCCAAGCCGCCCGTGCGCCCGGCACCGCAGTTTCTCTAG
- a CDS encoding OsmC family protein yields the protein MTIKAIRDQSQPMRHIVHVRDHIISADGSVAEGGGDSGPSPHDLYDAALSACKALTVVWYAKHKGIPLENVEVSTERDASEERKGVYRLAVSLHLTGDLSDAQREELLGAAAKCPIHKLMTAVTTEITTVLA from the coding sequence ATGACCATCAAAGCCATCCGTGACCAGTCGCAACCCATGCGCCATATCGTGCACGTGCGCGACCATATCATTTCCGCCGACGGCTCGGTGGCCGAAGGCGGCGGCGATTCCGGCCCGTCGCCGCACGATTTGTACGACGCCGCGCTGTCTGCCTGCAAGGCGCTGACGGTGGTCTGGTACGCCAAGCACAAGGGCATTCCGCTGGAAAACGTGGAAGTGTCGACCGAGCGCGACGCCAGCGAAGAACGCAAGGGCGTGTACCGCCTGGCCGTCAGCCTGCACCTGACCGGCGACCTCTCCGACGCGCAGCGCGAGGAATTGCTGGGTGCAGCCGCCAAGTGCCCGATCCACAAGCTGATGACGGCCGTCACCACTGAAATCACGACGGTGCTGGCATGA
- a CDS encoding SIMPL domain-containing protein: MFKTCWFTCVLAVSGFSLPAVAADLPSYPFIHATGTAFSFVTPDLGEIDFEVAVFDPSAEAATTQVQARITHIKALLVEQGLPDAAAGIDVRDVRKEIRKGAEQDPANPQYTVKASVHINVADLSKWPVVMRALLDMPNLDAFAVTFGLTERVRLEEELVGEAVKDAQRRADAMARGFGKRVGAVAGISSDQLKYLGNSVGLVPADRYSRANSRERQNPEDMLMVSAVKMAQTVDALFRIK; encoded by the coding sequence GTGTTCAAGACTTGTTGGTTCACCTGTGTACTGGCCGTCAGCGGCTTTTCCTTGCCCGCCGTGGCGGCCGACCTGCCTTCTTATCCCTTCATTCACGCCACCGGCACCGCCTTCAGCTTCGTCACGCCCGACCTGGGCGAGATCGATTTCGAGGTGGCGGTGTTCGACCCGTCGGCCGAGGCGGCCACCACGCAGGTGCAGGCGCGCATCACGCACATCAAGGCCTTGCTGGTCGAGCAGGGCTTGCCTGACGCGGCGGCCGGCATCGACGTGCGCGACGTGCGCAAGGAAATCCGCAAGGGCGCCGAGCAGGACCCGGCCAATCCGCAATACACCGTCAAGGCCAGCGTGCATATCAACGTGGCGGACCTGTCGAAGTGGCCGGTCGTGATGCGCGCCTTGCTCGACATGCCCAACCTCGACGCCTTCGCCGTCACCTTCGGCCTCACCGAGCGCGTGCGGCTGGAAGAAGAACTGGTGGGCGAGGCGGTCAAGGATGCGCAGCGCCGCGCCGACGCCATGGCGCGCGGCTTCGGCAAGCGCGTCGGCGCGGTGGCCGGCATCTCGTCGGACCAGCTGAAATACCTGGGCAACTCGGTGGGTTTGGTGCCGGCCGACCGCTACAGCCGGGCCAACAGCCGCGAGCGGCAAAATCCCGAAGACATGCTGATGGTCAGCGCCGTCAAGATGGCGCAGACGGTCGATGCGCTGTTCCGCATCAAATAG
- a CDS encoding SUMF1/EgtB/PvdO family nonheme iron enzyme, with the protein MMQKARDKLRELRALHDDGLLSEQEFERRKNAILDAEYAPPGAAPAPGTPPVRQGTELGFMTGQEIGPQNRRYRLERLIGTGGMGQVWQATDLATHAELGSSEMVALKILPPQLTQSATHARLLIEEATQARKLAHENIVRVYEWAQDPATSSYFIIMECLDGEDLEHYLARQGPLPLAAVQELLQPVADALSYAWEKHKLVHRDIKPGNVFLTSKGDIKLLDYGIASRVRNAGSSLGLETPNAGTEGYRAPEAGAHQRQPSPRLDVYAVAVMIYQMLEGRMPFDGARTAEQLPSAPQALKAAQWQVLQNGFSMTPELRPQSVLALLEMLERAAGPSPEELAEQARQERARAAARQKQAALDAEQAKEEARRREEEQEQRRKAEAHAAALEKQRQDKLRREQEAQRQFEAEEARKLRKEALRGQLRARREADAATALQEHQQLQRKAIQAKAEAAYRAEQERARKEEASRAAAPAAAAPAPAPAAAPVTETPEAQPPAPVAAPTGLLRDDFLDGSGQGPELVCLPSGRFQMGASDEEHKAALQAGSQQGWLEREKPQHWVGIERGFALAIHPVSVGEWRAFVKATGWERAGAETDWDNPGFVQNEQHPVVGVSWNDAQLYLAWLSEKTGQVYRLPSEAQWEYACRAGTRGAFNVGDTISTEQANFDGLYVYNGGARGQYRGGTSARNTFAPNAWGLFDMHGNVWEWVQDIVHDNYDGAPCDGSAWEDGGDTSRRILRGGSWLYHPRYLRSAIRNGFSIVLSNDIVGFRVARQLDPELVK; encoded by the coding sequence ATGATGCAAAAAGCACGAGACAAGCTGCGAGAACTGCGCGCCCTGCATGACGACGGCCTGCTCAGCGAGCAGGAATTCGAACGCCGCAAGAACGCCATCCTCGACGCCGAATACGCGCCGCCCGGCGCCGCGCCGGCGCCAGGCACGCCGCCGGTGCGCCAGGGTACCGAGCTGGGTTTCATGACGGGCCAGGAGATCGGTCCGCAAAACCGCCGCTACCGCCTGGAGCGCCTGATCGGCACCGGCGGCATGGGCCAGGTATGGCAGGCCACCGACCTGGCCACGCACGCCGAATTGGGCAGCAGCGAAATGGTGGCGCTGAAGATCCTGCCGCCGCAGCTGACGCAAAGCGCCACCCACGCGCGGCTGCTGATCGAGGAAGCGACGCAGGCGCGCAAACTGGCGCATGAAAACATCGTGCGCGTGTATGAATGGGCGCAGGACCCGGCCACTTCGAGCTATTTCATCATCATGGAATGCCTCGATGGCGAAGACCTGGAACACTACCTGGCCCGCCAGGGGCCGCTGCCGTTGGCCGCGGTGCAGGAACTGCTGCAGCCGGTGGCCGACGCGCTGTCGTATGCGTGGGAAAAGCACAAGCTGGTGCACCGCGATATCAAGCCGGGCAATGTCTTTTTGACGAGCAAGGGCGACATCAAGCTGCTCGACTATGGCATCGCCTCGCGCGTGCGCAATGCGGGCAGCAGCCTGGGGCTGGAAACGCCGAATGCGGGTACGGAAGGCTATCGCGCGCCCGAGGCGGGCGCCCACCAGCGCCAGCCCAGCCCGCGCCTGGACGTGTATGCGGTGGCGGTGATGATCTACCAGATGCTCGAAGGGCGCATGCCGTTCGACGGCGCGCGCACGGCGGAACAACTGCCGTCGGCGCCGCAGGCACTCAAGGCGGCCCAATGGCAGGTGCTGCAGAACGGCTTTTCGATGACGCCGGAACTGCGCCCGCAATCGGTGCTGGCCTTGCTGGAAATGCTGGAACGGGCGGCCGGGCCATCACCCGAGGAGCTGGCCGAACAGGCGCGCCAGGAACGCGCGCGCGCGGCCGCGCGGCAGAAGCAGGCGGCGCTGGACGCCGAGCAGGCCAAGGAGGAAGCGCGCCGGCGCGAGGAAGAACAGGAGCAGCGCCGCAAGGCCGAAGCCCATGCCGCGGCGCTGGAAAAGCAGCGCCAGGACAAGCTGCGCCGCGAGCAGGAAGCCCAGCGCCAGTTCGAAGCGGAAGAGGCGCGCAAGCTGCGCAAGGAAGCGCTGCGCGGCCAGCTGCGCGCGCGGCGCGAAGCCGATGCCGCCACCGCCCTGCAGGAGCACCAGCAACTGCAGCGCAAGGCGATCCAGGCGAAAGCCGAAGCGGCCTACCGCGCCGAGCAGGAACGGGCGCGCAAGGAAGAGGCCAGCCGCGCCGCCGCGCCGGCTGCGGCTGCTCCTGCGCCTGCGCCTGCGGCGGCCCCCGTCACCGAGACACCGGAGGCGCAGCCGCCCGCGCCGGTGGCTGCGCCAACCGGCCTGCTGCGCGACGATTTCCTCGATGGTTCCGGCCAGGGGCCGGAGCTGGTATGCCTGCCCAGCGGCCGTTTCCAGATGGGCGCGAGCGACGAAGAGCACAAGGCGGCCTTGCAGGCCGGCTCGCAGCAGGGCTGGCTGGAGCGCGAAAAGCCGCAGCACTGGGTCGGCATCGAGCGCGGCTTTGCGCTGGCGATCCACCCGGTCAGCGTGGGCGAGTGGCGCGCCTTTGTCAAGGCGACCGGCTGGGAACGGGCCGGCGCGGAAACCGACTGGGACAATCCCGGCTTCGTGCAGAACGAGCAGCATCCGGTGGTCGGCGTGAGCTGGAACGACGCCCAGCTGTACCTGGCCTGGCTCAGCGAAAAAACCGGCCAGGTGTATCGCCTGCCGAGCGAGGCGCAATGGGAATACGCCTGCCGCGCCGGCACCCGCGGCGCCTTCAACGTGGGCGACACCATCAGCACCGAGCAGGCCAATTTCGACGGCCTGTATGTGTACAACGGCGGCGCGCGCGGCCAGTACCGGGGCGGCACCAGCGCCAGGAATACCTTCGCGCCGAATGCCTGGGGCCTGTTCGACATGCACGGCAATGTATGGGAATGGGTGCAGGACATCGTGCACGACAACTACGACGGCGCGCCATGCGACGGCAGCGCCTGGGAAGACGGTGGCGACACCAGCCGGCGCATCCTGCGCGGCGGCTCCTGGCTGTACCACCCGCGCTATCTGCGCTCGGCCATCCGCAACGGCTTTTCCATCGTGCTGTCGAACGATATCGTCGGCTTCCGGGTGGCGCGCCAGCTCGATCCCGAACTTGTCAAATAA
- a CDS encoding YXWGXW repeat-containing protein, protein MKPITFYAAAMLAISSAAFLPAQAMAQNQVGVSIVVGNAPPPPRFESVPQARRGYVWAPGYWNWDGRRHVWNNGEWLRERSGNQYRRAEWIQENNRWRLNRGGWVTVAQPVRYEEIRIAPPPPRREAIPRARHGYVWAPGHWEWRAQRYDWTPGVWIAERPGYVYTAPAWNQRDGRWRMEEARWAQRGPNGDRDHDGIPNRHDNNDGRDRGRDNDRDGVPNRDDHRPNDPRRY, encoded by the coding sequence ATGAAACCCATCACCTTCTACGCAGCAGCCATGCTCGCCATCAGCAGCGCGGCCTTCTTGCCAGCGCAAGCCATGGCGCAAAACCAGGTCGGCGTCAGCATTGTCGTCGGCAACGCCCCGCCCCCACCGAGGTTCGAAAGCGTGCCGCAAGCGCGACGCGGCTATGTCTGGGCGCCGGGCTACTGGAACTGGGACGGCCGGCGCCACGTCTGGAACAACGGCGAATGGCTGCGCGAACGCAGCGGCAACCAGTACCGCCGCGCCGAGTGGATACAGGAAAACAACCGCTGGCGCCTGAACCGCGGCGGCTGGGTCACCGTGGCGCAGCCGGTGCGCTATGAAGAGATCCGCATCGCGCCGCCGCCACCACGCCGCGAAGCCATACCGCGCGCACGCCACGGCTATGTATGGGCCCCCGGCCACTGGGAATGGCGCGCCCAGCGCTACGACTGGACCCCCGGCGTGTGGATTGCCGAACGTCCAGGCTACGTCTACACGGCGCCAGCCTGGAACCAGCGTGATGGACGCTGGCGCATGGAAGAGGCCCGCTGGGCACAGCGTGGCCCGAACGGCGACCGTGACCACGACGGCATCCCGAACCGCCATGACAACAACGACGGCCGGGACCGGGGCAGGGATAACGACAGGGACGGCGTGCCGAACCGCGATGATCACCGCCCGAATGATCCGCGCCGCTATTGA
- a CDS encoding transporter has protein sequence MAMETAGFTYGSDTSGLVWGFLFGRQSQPLALDSDAALAWLAPGTVRQPNEFVWLHFNLSHAASEKWLHAHTRLADEFYETLHQGSRSTRIEQAENTLIAVVNDVVHNFSFEASDISTMWASVAQDLVITARRAPLQSIERLRQAVIKNHEPIRSSVELLVHLLRDQADVLVNIVRDAVARVDDIEDHLLAGRLVPKREDLGAMRRVLVRLQRLLAPEPAALFRLLQRPPSWVQELDSLELRQSTEEFSVVLSDMSSLQERIKLLQEEIAARVNEENGRSLYVLTIVTVLALPINIIAGMLGMNVGGIPLAQHPHGFAIIVAIILTFTVVAGWLVVRMQKNS, from the coding sequence ATGGCGATGGAAACTGCCGGTTTTACCTATGGCTCGGACACCTCGGGCCTGGTCTGGGGCTTCCTGTTTGGCCGCCAATCACAGCCGCTGGCGCTGGACTCGGACGCCGCGCTGGCCTGGCTGGCGCCCGGCACGGTACGCCAGCCGAACGAATTCGTCTGGCTGCATTTCAATCTGTCGCACGCGGCCAGCGAAAAATGGCTGCATGCGCACACCCGCCTGGCCGACGAATTCTATGAAACCCTGCACCAGGGTTCGCGCTCGACGCGCATCGAGCAGGCGGAAAATACCCTGATCGCGGTGGTCAACGACGTGGTGCACAATTTCAGCTTCGAAGCATCCGATATTTCCACCATGTGGGCCAGCGTGGCGCAGGACCTGGTGATCACGGCGCGCCGCGCGCCGCTGCAGTCGATCGAGCGGCTGCGCCAGGCCGTGATCAAGAATCACGAGCCGATACGCTCGTCGGTGGAATTGCTGGTGCATCTGCTGCGCGACCAGGCCGACGTGCTGGTCAATATCGTGCGCGACGCCGTGGCCAGGGTCGACGATATCGAAGACCATCTGCTGGCCGGGCGGCTGGTGCCCAAGCGCGAAGACCTGGGCGCGATGCGGCGCGTGCTGGTGCGGCTGCAGCGCCTGCTGGCGCCCGAGCCGGCCGCCCTGTTCCGGCTGCTGCAGCGGCCGCCGTCATGGGTGCAGGAACTCGACAGCCTGGAACTGCGCCAGTCGACCGAGGAATTTTCGGTGGTGCTGAGCGACATGTCCTCGCTGCAGGAGCGCATCAAGCTGCTGCAGGAGGAAATTGCCGCGCGCGTCAATGAAGAGAATGGCCGCAGCCTGTATGTGCTGACCATCGTCACGGTGCTGGCCCTGCCGATCAATATCATCGCCGGCATGCTGGGCATGAACGTGGGCGGCATCCCGCTGGCGCAGCACCCGCACGGCTTTGCCATCATCGTCGCCATTATCCTGACCTTTACGGTGGTGGCGGGATGGCTGGTGGTGCGGATGCAGAAGAACAGCTAA
- the rnk gene encoding nucleoside diphosphate kinase regulator yields the protein MEKKPKIILSSQDLERLETLLYALGNNLSPDKAALLEELGRADVLEPQEIPPTVVTMNSTVRFTVENKEEFRLTLVYPKDVDGQPDRISVLAPVGSALLGLSVGDSMAWPMPGGVVKVTIEELLYQPERAGEFHR from the coding sequence TTGGAAAAAAAACCAAAAATCATTTTGTCGTCACAGGACCTGGAACGACTGGAAACATTGTTATACGCATTGGGAAATAATCTGTCACCCGACAAGGCCGCCTTGCTCGAAGAGCTGGGCCGCGCCGACGTGCTTGAACCGCAGGAAATTCCGCCCACCGTGGTGACCATGAATTCGACCGTGCGCTTCACGGTCGAGAACAAGGAGGAATTTCGCCTGACGCTGGTCTATCCGAAAGACGTCGATGGCCAGCCTGACCGCATCTCGGTGCTGGCGCCGGTCGGCAGCGCGCTGCTGGGACTGTCGGTCGGCGACAGCATGGCCTGGCCGATGCCGGGCGGCGTGGTCAAGGTCACCATCGAGGAATTGCTGTACCAGCCGGAACGGGCCGGCGAATTCCACCGTTGA